Proteins co-encoded in one Ruegeria sp. YS9 genomic window:
- the rpmF gene encoding 50S ribosomal protein L32 — protein MAVQQNKVSKSRRNNRRAHDALVAANPNECPNCGELKRPHHVCASCGHYDDREVVAQADEIDLDEDAA, from the coding sequence ATGGCCGTCCAACAGAACAAAGTTTCCAAGTCGCGTCGCAACAACCGCCGCGCACACGACGCTCTGGTTGCTGCAAACCCGAACGAATGCCCGAACTGTGGCGAGCTGAAGCGCCCGCACCACGTTTGCGCATCCTGCGGCCACTATGATGATCGCGAAGTCGTCGCACAGGCCGACGAAATCGATCTGGACGAAGACGCAGCCTAA
- the plsX gene encoding phosphate acyltransferase PlsX, which yields MTEQPTHAGRITISVDAMGGDAGPSVVVAGLAKSADKNPDIRFLLHGPEQVLRKLVAKRRVLEGRVVFRDCPGVVTMEDKPSQVVRNGKETSMWSTLEAVRQGEAHGAVSCGNTGALMALSMMRLRKLPGVNRPAIAILWPSRNPQGFNVMLDVGADVRADAKDLLQYALMGASYARNGLALSRPRIGLLNVGTEEHKGRAELKEAHSMIAGFAEQANFDFVGFVEGSDIPGDKADVIVTDGFTGNVAIKTGEGTASLIGDLLRQAFKYSPLSRLASILAITSLNRLKKRIDPRRVNGGVFLGLNGTVVKSHGGADATGVSAAIKLAFTLAQSGFSEKLAARVASTAQLAQDAAQSVPQTDK from the coding sequence ATGACTGAACAGCCCACGCACGCCGGACGGATCACCATCTCGGTCGACGCTATGGGTGGGGACGCGGGTCCCTCGGTCGTTGTTGCCGGTCTTGCGAAATCGGCCGACAAGAACCCGGATATCAGGTTCTTGTTACACGGGCCCGAACAGGTATTGCGCAAGCTTGTCGCCAAACGGCGTGTCCTTGAGGGGCGCGTCGTTTTTCGTGATTGCCCCGGTGTGGTCACGATGGAAGACAAACCCAGTCAGGTTGTGCGCAACGGCAAAGAGACCTCGATGTGGTCCACGCTGGAAGCGGTACGCCAGGGCGAAGCCCATGGCGCGGTTTCCTGCGGCAATACCGGTGCGCTGATGGCCCTGTCGATGATGCGCCTGCGCAAACTGCCGGGCGTGAACCGGCCGGCCATCGCGATACTGTGGCCCTCGCGCAACCCTCAGGGGTTCAACGTGATGCTGGATGTCGGCGCCGATGTGCGCGCCGACGCCAAGGACTTGCTGCAATACGCGCTGATGGGCGCCTCTTACGCGCGCAACGGTTTGGCCCTGAGCCGCCCCCGGATCGGACTGCTGAATGTCGGCACCGAAGAACACAAAGGGCGTGCCGAACTGAAAGAAGCGCACTCGATGATCGCGGGATTCGCAGAGCAGGCGAATTTCGATTTCGTGGGCTTCGTCGAAGGCAGTGACATCCCGGGTGACAAGGCGGATGTCATTGTAACCGATGGCTTTACCGGCAACGTCGCGATCAAAACCGGCGAAGGAACGGCAAGCCTGATCGGCGACCTGCTGCGGCAGGCCTTCAAATACTCTCCGCTATCCCGATTGGCCTCGATTCTGGCTATCACGTCGCTGAACCGTTTGAAGAAGCGGATCGACCCGCGGCGCGTGAATGGTGGCGTGTTTCTGGGTCTGAACGGCACCGTGGTGAAATCCCACGGCGGCGCTGACGCGACAGGCGTGTCAGCTGCAATCAAACTGGCCTTCACCCTGGCGCAGTCCGGCTTTTCCGAAAAATTGGCTGCGCGGGTTGCATCCACTGCCCAGCTTGCACAAGATGCCGCGCAATCAGTGCCGCAGACAGATAAATAA